A window of the Cynocephalus volans isolate mCynVol1 chromosome 10, mCynVol1.pri, whole genome shotgun sequence genome harbors these coding sequences:
- the KPNB1 gene encoding importin subunit beta-1, translating into MELITILEKTVSPDRLELEAAQKFLERAAVENLPTFLVELSRVLANPGNSQVARVAAGLQIKNSLTSKDPDIKAQYQQRWLAIDANARREVKNYVLQTLGTETYRPSSASQCVAGIACAEIPVNQWPELIPQLVANVTNPNSTEHMKESTLEAIGYICQDIDPEQLQDKSNEILTAIIQGMRKEEPSNNVKLAATNALLNSLEFTKANFDKESERHFIMQVVCEATQCPDTRVRVAALQNLVKIMSLYYQYMETYMGPALFAITIEAMKSDIDEVALQGIEFWSNVCDEEMDLAIEASEAAEQGRPPEHTSKFYAKGALQYLVPILTQTLTKQDENDDDDDWNPCKAAGVCLMLLATCCEDDIVPHVLPFIKEHIKNPDWRYRDAAVMAFGCILEGPEPNQLKPLVIQAMPTLIELMKDPSVVVRDTTAWTVGRICELLPEAAINDVYLAPLLQCLIEGLSAEPRVASNVCWAFSSLAEAAYEAADVADDQEEPATYCLSSSFELIVQKLLETTDRPDGHQNNLRSSAYESLMEIVKNSAKDCYPAVQKTTLVIMERLQQVLQMESHIQSTSDRIQFNDLQSLLCATLQNVLRKVQHQDALQISDVVMASLLRMFQSTAGSGGVQEDALMAVSTLVEVLGGEFLKYMEAFKPFLGIGLKNYAEYQVCLAAVGLVGDLCRALQSNIIPFCDEVMQLLLENLGNENVHRSVKPQILSVFGDIALAIGGEFKKYLEVVLNTLQQASQAQVDKSDYDMVDYLNELREGCLEAYTGIVQGLKGDQENVHPDVMLVQPRVEFILSFIDHIAGDEDHTDGVVACAAGLIGDLCTAFGKDVLKLVEARPMIHELLTEGRRSKTNKAKTLATWATKELRKLKNQA; encoded by the exons CCCACTTTCCTTGTGGAACTGTCCAGAGTGCTGGCAAATCCAGGAAACAGTCAGGTTGCCAGAGTTGCAGCTGGTCTACAAATCAAGAACTCTTTGACATCTAAAGATCCAGATATCAAGGCACAATATCAGCAGAGGTGGCTTGCTATTGATGCTAATGCTCGACGGGAAGTCAAGAATTAT gtTTTGCAGACTTTGGGCACAGAAACTTACCGGCCTAGTTCTGCCTCGCAGTGTGTGGCTGGTATTGCTTGTGCAGAGATCCCAGTAAACCAGTGGCCAGAACTCATTCCTCAGCTGGTGGCCAATGTCACAAACCCCAACAGTACAGAACATATGAAAGAATCAACATTGGAAGCTATTGGTTACATTTGCCAAGATATA GACCCAGAGCAGCTACAGGATAAATCCAATGAGATTCTGACTGCCATAATCCAGGGGATGAGGAAAGAAGAGCCTAGTAATAATGTGAAGCTAGCTGCTACGAATGCACTCCTGAACTCATTAGAGTTCACCAAAGCAAACTTTGATAAAGAG TCCGAAAGGCACTTTATTATGCAGGTGGTCTGTGAAGCCACACAGTGTCCAGATACGAGG GTACGAGTGGCTGCTTTACAGAATCTAGTGAAGATAATGTCCTTGTATTATCAGTACATGGAGACATATATGGGTCCCGCTCTTTTTGCA atcacAATTGAAGCAATGAAAAGTGACATTGATGAGGTGGCCCTACAAGGGATAGAATTCTGGTCCAATGTCTGTGATGAAGAAATGGATTTGGCCATTGAGGCTTCGGAG GCAGCTGAACAAGGACGGCCCCCTGAGCACACCAGCAAGTTTTATGCCAAGGGAGCACTACAGTACCTGGTTCCAATCCTCACACAGACACTAACTAAGCAG gatgaaaatgatgatgatgatgactggAACCCCTGCAAAGCAGCAGGGGTGTGCCTCATGCTTCTGGCCACCTGCTGTGAAGATGACATTGTCCCACATGTCCTCCCCTTCATTAAAGAACACATCAAGAACCCGGATTGGCGGTACCGGGATGCTGCGGTAATGGCTTTTGGCTGTATCTTGGAAGGACCAGAGCCCAATCAGCTCAAACCACTGGTTATACAG GCTATGCCCACCCTAATAGAATTGATGAAGGACCCCAGTGTAGTTGTTCGAGATACAACTGCATGGACTGTGGGCAGAATTTGTGAACTGCTGCCTGAAGCTGCCATCAATGATGTCTACTTGGCTCCCTTGCTGCAGTGTCTGATTGAGGGCCTCAGTGCTGAACCCAGAGTGGCTTCAAATGTGTGCTGG GCTTTCTCCAGTCTGGCTGAAGCTGCTTACGAAGCTGCGGATGTAGCTGATGATCAAGAAGAACCAGCTACCTATTGCCTATCTTCTTCATTCGAACTCATTGTTCAGAAACTTTTGGAGACTACAGACAG ACCTGATGGACACCAGAACAACCTGAGGAGTTCTGCATATGAGTCTCTAATGGAAATTGTGAAAAACAGTGCCAAGGATTGTTACCCTGCAGTTCAGAAAACTACTTTGGTCATCATGGAACGACTTCAACAGGTGCTTCAGATGGAG TCACATATCCAGAGCACATCCGATAGGATTCAGTTCAATGACCTTCAGTCTTTACTTTGTGCAACTCTTCAG AATGTTCTCCGGAAAGTGCAACATCAAGATGCTTTGCAGATTTCTGATGTGGTCATGGCTTCCCTGTTAAGGATGTTCCAAAGCACAGCTGGGTCTGGGGGCGTGCAGGAGGATGCCCTGATGGCAGTTAGCACACTGGTGGAAG TTTTGGGTGGTGAATTCCTCAAGTACATGGAGGCCTTTAAACCCTTCCTGGGTATTGGATTGAAAAATTATGCTGAGTACCAG GTTTGTTTGGCAGCTGTGGGCTTAGTGGGAGACTTATGCCGTGCCCTGCAATCCAACATCATACCTTTCTGTGATGAGGTGATGCAGCTGCTACTCGAGAACTTGGGG aACGAGAATGTCCACAGGTCTGTGAAGCCACAGATTCTGTCAGTGTTTGGTGATATTGCCCTTGCTATTGGTGGAGAGTTTAAAAAATACCTAGAAGTTGTATTGAATACTCTTCAGCAGGCCTCCCAAGCCCAAGTGGACAAG TCAGACTATGACATGGTGGATTATCTGAATGAGCTAAGGGAAGGCTGCTTGGAAGCCTATACTGGAATCGTCCAAGGATTGAAGGGAGATCAGGAGAACGTACACC cGGATGTGATGCTGGTACAGCCCAGAGTAGAATTTATTCTGTCTTTCATTGACCACATTGCTGGAGATGAAGATCATACAGATGGAGTAGTAGCTTGTGCTGCTGGACTGATAGG GGATTTATGTACAGCATTTGGGAAGGATGTACTGAAATTAGTAGAAGCTAGGCCAATGATCCATGAACTGTTAACTGAAGGACGGAGATCGAAGACTAACAAAGCAAAAACCCTTGCTACGTGGGCAACAAAAgaactgaggaaactgaagaaCCAAGCTTG A